In Deltaproteobacteria bacterium, the following are encoded in one genomic region:
- a CDS encoding arylesterase, producing the protein MKQLFWALIGVTCAFLCSELAMASPLTVLCLGDSLTEGYGLSKEEAWPAVLDGLIKADGIVEVTVINAGISGSTSASAVSRLKWHLKSLKKPAILVLELGPNDGLRGLDPKATETNLLNVIRLAKEHQLRVLLAGMRMPPNYGPQFTEDFRAVFPRLAKSQGLELIPFFLEGVAAEPELNLADGIHPNKDGYKIIAKNVWRYLKPMVTAKSKA; encoded by the coding sequence TGTGTTCCGAGCTAGCTATGGCTAGCCCGCTGACTGTGCTGTGTCTCGGAGATTCCCTAACTGAGGGTTACGGTCTTAGTAAGGAGGAGGCCTGGCCAGCGGTGCTTGATGGTCTGATCAAGGCCGACGGGATAGTTGAGGTTACCGTGATTAATGCCGGGATCAGCGGATCGACCTCAGCCAGTGCCGTGTCGCGACTCAAATGGCACTTAAAATCGCTCAAAAAGCCGGCAATCCTGGTGCTTGAGCTCGGCCCTAATGATGGTTTACGGGGGCTTGATCCCAAGGCTACCGAGACCAATCTCCTCAATGTGATTCGCTTAGCTAAGGAGCATCAGCTACGTGTGCTGCTTGCGGGGATGCGGATGCCACCTAACTATGGTCCCCAATTTACCGAAGATTTTCGCGCGGTATTTCCACGCCTGGCCAAGAGTCAGGGACTCGAGCTCATTCCCTTTTTTCTTGAGGGCGTTGCAGCCGAGCCCGAGCTAAATCTCGCTGATGGTATCCATCCTAATAAGGACGGATATAAAATTATTGCCAAGAATGTGTGGCGTTATCTCAAACCGATGGTCACCGCGAAATCAAAGGCGTAA
- a CDS encoding ABC transporter ATP-binding protein, with translation MSETFITLDHVAKSYPGARDGESLQILKDCDVSIKRGSRIAIIGPSGSGKSTLMSLMAGLDRPSTGRIRVMNQDLGELSESQLGQFRARHLGIVFQQFHLISHLTAEENVALPLRILGATAHEASVSAQRALADVGLEHRIDHVPSRLSGGECQRVAIARAMITKPAGILADEPSGNLDVRTGDQVMGLLFELTKAHGITLILVTHNEELARRCDQRLMLQAGRLEHV, from the coding sequence ATGTCAGAGACCTTTATCACATTAGACCACGTCGCCAAGTCCTATCCTGGTGCGCGGGACGGCGAGTCCTTGCAAATCCTAAAGGATTGCGATGTCAGTATAAAGCGAGGCAGCCGCATTGCCATCATTGGGCCGTCAGGTAGTGGTAAATCTACTTTGATGTCGCTTATGGCGGGGCTGGATCGCCCGAGCACTGGGCGCATTCGCGTGATGAATCAAGACCTAGGTGAGCTCAGTGAATCGCAACTCGGGCAGTTTCGTGCACGGCATCTTGGTATCGTATTTCAGCAGTTTCATTTGATTTCCCACCTAACTGCTGAAGAGAACGTAGCGCTACCACTACGCATCCTGGGGGCGACAGCACATGAGGCCTCGGTCAGCGCGCAGCGCGCCCTCGCCGATGTGGGGCTTGAGCACCGGATTGATCACGTGCCGTCGCGCTTGAGCGGTGGCGAGTGTCAACGAGTGGCCATTGCGCGTGCCATGATCACAAAACCTGCAGGAATTCTGGCCGATGAGCCGAGTGGTAACCTTGATGTGCGCACCGGCGATCAGGTGATGGGGCTGCTTTTTGAATTAACTAAGGCGCATGGTATCACTCTGATTTTGGTGACGCATAATGAGGAGTTGGCACGGCGCTGCGATCAGCGTTTGATGCTACAGGCGGGGCGACTGGAGCATGTCTAA